The nucleotide sequence ACAGTTTCTCTTTCAGGTAGTCAACAACAGGCAGCAGAGAAAATTCTTCGTTGTATTCGCCTTCGGTCGGACGTCCCAGGTGGGAAGTGACCATAACGCGAGCGCCTTGTTTCAGAGCGATTTCGATGGTCGGCAGAGAGGCACGGATGCGCGCATCAGACGTCACTTTCCCTTCTTTTACTGGTACGTTCAGATCCGCACGAATAAGAACACGTTTACCAGCCAGATCCAGATCGGTCATCTTAATTACAGACATGGTGAATCCTCTTGTTGATTCTCTTTTAAAGTTGCTTGAGCGAGATAGCGACCCCTGATCGCCACCGTCGTACTAGAAACCGCAGGCTGCCATCGCCCGTGTTGTGTCCAACATCCGGTTGGCAAAGCCCCATTCGTTATCGCACCAGACCAATGTTTTAATCAGATGCTGACCACTGACCCGTGTCTGCGTGCCGTCAACAATGGCACTGTGCGGATCGTGGTTAAAATCAGCTGACACTAATGGCAATTCAGTATAATCAACTATACCACGAAACGACTCATGCGCTGATTTTTGCAATAGTGCATTAATTTCATTCACGTTTACGGCTTTCCTGACGCTAACACTCAGGTCAATTGCCGTGACGTTAATCGTCGGCACCCGCACCGAGATCGCCTCAAAACGATCGACAAACTGTGGAAAAATACGGGTGATCCCCGCCGACAGTTTGGTATCTACCGGAATGATCGACTGGCTGGCGGCTCGTGTACGCCGCAGATCGTGATGATAAGCATCGATCACCGGCTGATCGTTCATTGATGAGTGAATCGTCGTCACCGTACCATTTTCGATGCCGAAGGCATCATCCAGCAGTTTGATCACCGGGATAATGCAGTTGGTCGTACAGGACGCATTGGAAACAATACGATGCCCATGCTCCAA is from Pectobacterium carotovorum and encodes:
- the epd gene encoding erythrose-4-phosphate dehydrogenase, with translation MTIRIAINGFGRIGRSVLRALYESGRRAEIAVVAINELASAEGMAHLLKYDSSHGRFSWDVRQECDQLYIGDDCIRLLHQVEIQQLPWRELGVDIVLDCSGVYGSREDGEAHLAAGAKKVLFSHPGTTDLDATVVFGVNHHQLEHGHRIVSNASCTTNCIIPVIKLLDDAFGIENGTVTTIHSSMNDQPVIDAYHHDLRRTRAASQSIIPVDTKLSAGITRIFPQFVDRFEAISVRVPTINVTAIDLSVSVRKAVNVNEINALLQKSAHESFRGIVDYTELPLVSADFNHDPHSAIVDGTQTRVSGQHLIKTLVWCDNEWGFANRMLDTTRAMAACGF